Below is a window of Cheilinus undulatus linkage group 8, ASM1832078v1, whole genome shotgun sequence DNA.
TGCGGATTAGCTGACCTCATACAGTATAGTCCTAAGTATATGAACAgagacacatttttatcatttgctGCTGTTCCACCAcaatgaatttgaaataaaaactattaCATGACTAAAGTGTAGACTTTTAGGAGAGAAGCTTATGACTTCTATGATACAGGATTGGCTCGAAGCACACTAGGAACATGACACTTAGAGTCAATTTCCTGGGCAAGCCTGGTggctgcagtgttaattttggcagttatatttaattttcgtcttagatgaaatgtcttttagttttagtcacattttagtcatttctaccctttttagttttagtctagttttaggagatgaaaactcaaaaacattttagtctagttttggttcTTAAAAGTCCTCaatttttagtctttactttcagtccaagcatttattttcttgcgtaaatctggcaccaaatcatggtactacgttctatgcactctgctaaacctggggtcgcTTCTTTTTAAAGCTCAGAGGCAGAATTGCTACAACTGCATTGTGTTTTGACTGATTTACCCACGgtggagaaatgtcatggattttgaatatccggcgaaaactacattacatttttgtctagttttagtcatcttgacgaaaactaaacttactctgtgccagttttagtcatcacagatctatttttgttagtcttagtctagtttttgtcatggaaaaaaaggcggTAGACGAAACTTTTtgagtcatagttttagtcaactacATTAATGCTGGGTGGCTGCAGatacactgactccagcctcggtccactccttgtgaagctcgcccaagttcttgaatctgctttgtttgacagttcTCTAAAGGCTGCGCTCATTCCTGTTGCTTGTgtaccttttcttaccacacttttcccttccagtcaacttttcataaacatgctttgattgagcctctgagaacagcctgtcctttcagcaatgaccttctgtggcttaccctcatTGTCTTCTGGGCATTtctcaagtcagcagtcttcctcatgattgtAGTAGCACGTAgggaaccagagtgagagaaaacctttgcaaattagacttttccacaatattctaatgttttgagagagtcgatttttgattttcatgagctgtaagccacaATCAGCAAGTTTAAAacagtcttgaaatatttcactttgcatgagatgaatctagaacatatggaaatttaactttctgaaggAAATCACACGAAAAATTAACTTTCacaatattcttatttttgacCTGTACCTGTAATTTTCCCCACTAAAAAGGacattataaaagaaaaattgcagACACTTAACAGAGTgaggttttaaaatgtttattaaaaaaatagaaaaacttacataaaaaaacaaggtATACATCTATATGTCAGTCATTTACACATAACCCATCCTTAATGACGTACATGAGCATGGGGTTTGGTTTGTGTCAATATGATGCAACAACCCAACGATTATCCTCTGGACGGCTTAAAGCCGCACTGCAAACACAAGGGATAGCCCTGTAACAACATCAtgttatcatcagtctggtttgCAAGGGAGTCTAATACTGACAGACTTCTGAAATGTAGGACTTCATGAAATTTTGGTTTTGTTCATGGCTCTACCAAAACTCATTTACATTCCACGCTCTGTTATGGATTGCTGTGTAAATTCAGCTTCAAAACCTTGTCTTGTCTTTAAATAGAGGAAATGAAAATCTCTTGTACAACCGGTTTATAACTCTCACTttaacttaagaaaaaaaaaaaatagatgtgacaTGCTGACATTCGTTTACTGCAGTAGGAGCCTACTCCTGGAGCATTCACCTAGAAGCTGCTTGTAGAAAATAAAAGCCAAGTAAAACCTGGCAGTGCTCACAGAAACAAATACACAAAGCTGGCTACGTATAGGAAGAAGGGCAAATTTGGTCATTTAAGAAGGCAGTTAAACCTGTTGCTTCAACAGAATCCAAAGGAGataaggcaaaaacacaagcactttGCTGGTAATAAGTAGCACCAACTATTATTGAAATGATGTGGACTAAAAAACGGCTTAAAGATGCATTCCTCCGTGTCTGACAGGAGAAACTACACCCTATAACTACTGAAAATAACACTGTTTTGAAAGGAGAACAAGGTGGAAAAACATTTGGACAGGCAGTTGGCAAAAATTCAAGTGATCATATTGCAATGGTAAATTAAGCATGAGAAAAATGTTGGCATCATAGgatttttggcacatttctCATGTTGCAATACCACAGCGCCCTTTTCTGCTGGAAAgctgtacacacaaacacattcctTCAAAGGCCCTTAAATCCATCTATTGCACTGATCAATGTAGtctagaaattaaaaaaagcaaacttATCCTAGGGAGAACCCctaaaataaacctaaaaatgtgaaataaattaaataaaagcaagTCATTATTGCACATGAACgcaacaaacataaaataaggTGGTAATGTTTATGAAAACAAAGTAGTGCCAATGTGAACAAGAAAAAATATCcctcagtgacaaaaacaagagaacaaaagaaaatgacCAACACACAAAAAGTAACACTGGGTACATTCAAACAAGTCATCACAGTTTAAGCACTTGAGACAAGGTCCGTTTTGTGCCATCACACCGAAAACATGGAGTCAGCGTTGCGCTGCATAGGTAGAAAGGTAGTGCTTCGCTTCAGTCCAGAGTACAATTTGTAGGTGATCGTCCAAGCTGTAAGAGCTCTGAATCAAAGAGCGTAGCCAGAAAGGAGTTGCATGAGCCTAAAACCTGATGGAAACAGCCCAGGGAGGGTCAAATCTTCAAGACAGACCAGGTTTGATTAACCAGTTCAGTGCTATGGCACATCATGTTGActtcaagatgttttttatgtatGAAGTTGATATTCTTTACGCATCCAGCCAGAGTCTTTAAGAGGACGCTGCTGAACAGATCCAGTTAGGGGACTCGGTTCTTCCTCCATGAAGCCAGAGTTTGTGCTGGTCTGCATCAAATGTAGAGGAAAGGCTTCCAAATTCAGTCAGACTGAATGTGATGCAGTTTTAGGTTGTTTAAAGTCTAACCTCTCCTGAACAGAGCTAGCGCAGAAATGCAACTTCCACACCCTGCACAACAACTGTCATCGACTTCTGGATTCCAAGATGAAGTGGGTGTCTTTGGAGAACAGGCGTCTTAAGTCTCATTCACAGCTTCTCAAAATTCAATGCCAGTCTTGTCAAGTGTCCATCATTCACCTGCTCTGGTTGAGAACAGGAGGATCGTCCCTCTTCCTGCGCCTCCATGTGTTCTGGTTGTACTGCTGGTTCCTGAAACCCGCCCCAGAATTGTGACCCTGCTGAGCGAACTGCCGCTGGGGACTGAAGTTACCTTGAGAGTGGTTTTGACCTCGGGGGCCACCTTGGTTGTGCTTAAAGCCAGTTTTGTGTGGCTCTAGGGAGCCGTGGGAGTTGGATCTTGTGGTGTAAGCGTGGCTCTGCTGTCCTCCAACCTGAGGATGGTGAAGTTGGTGGAGGGGGCTGGGAAGAGGGCTTGGGGAGTTGGTGTGCTGGGAGACTTGTGCAGGTTGGGGCGCGTGACGGTGCACGCCGCTGATGGAGGGCGGGTTCTCGCGGTAAAATTGGCAATCAGGGAGTGAGGCGATGGCCAGGTTCTCTGGGAGCGGCATCTGGACctagaaaaacaaaagagacaTATTGTATATCAAAGGACCCTGCTGAAGGGAGGCTTTCTACTAGTTGAACATAAAATGGGAATTGTGACATTCACTCCTCACTGTAGACtctaattaaaaaatacatcatacATTTATATCACAGTTTAGCTATTCCCTACTCCAATGTACCACAGTCCACTTTGAAATACAATCACTCCTGGGCCTACTCACACCTTAGAAAAGGGTattgtttcaagtttttttaagaaaaaaatttcCATATCTAATTAAGTCTTCAGCATGCTTAGAAATCGCAATGGAGCAATAATATAAACAGAAAGGGCATATGGACGCATCTGCCCATCATGCATTGTGCAGGACTGATTGCAAAGTTTAGTTCAGTGATTGCAAAATTGGGGATGGGGGGGTGGGTGGAGGAGACTTAAATGTATGCCGTTTTGCACAGTTACCAGAGCACAAGTTTTGTGAGAGAACTGCTAGTAAACGTCATCATGAATCCCAAATACAATGTGTTTCAATGACTAGTTCATTTATGATCCTTTTAAAACCAAGGTGGGTGTCCTACAAGGCTCCATTCTAGGACAGATACTCTTCTGCctctacataaaaaataaacaagctaCCAGacagctgtgaaaaagtatgcTGCCCAATGTATGTGGAAGATGTAATATCCATGTTACCTTgaactttgaaattaaaatttgtAGCACATATCAGAAAAGCATCCAAGATCATCAAGACTAACTTAAACTACTTTTGACTTATAAGAACTTGATTACCAATAAAGGCTGCCCCACTGGTCATGTATGCTGTGATTTTATTATGCTTTTCATAGTGTGTTACTCTCTGGGATCAGACCACCCAATCTGCAATGAAAACAGCTATCTTTATACAAACCTTAAAGACTCTGGAGCCAATGAATGGCACCATTTGAAGACTCGAGAAAAGTATAAATTATTAAGCTCTGAAGATTTCATTAATTTCTTGTCTATTCAGCTAGCTTTTAAATGTGTGAATGATCTTGTCCCAGAACTGCTCAGTCAAAGGATTCAAAATTGCGCTTGCAAAGGAGCCATTTTAAGAGGTGCAGTTACAGCCAGCTTAGACTACATGAATTTAGCAGACTTAGCTAAAACTAACGTAGCTATATAGATCTAATGTATCTgaatagcttacatagctgcttttcctagcttagctttagctacatcagcAACAAAAGTGTTAGCTACCTAGCCAtgtatctatagctaagttggctttagtgaacatagctaaagccaacTTGTGAAGATAAAGCAGCTACACAAGATGAGTAGCTAtgttgtgagcttagctttagctacgttatctTTGCAGTTTAAGTAATTTACAGTCAATGTTTTAGAATATTATCATGGACAAAAAGCTTTTTCCCTCGAAGTaaactgtttactctgctttattaaaatatttttaattaggttttgcaggtcaggtttttgaattttagttttggtatcctaatccttaccttaacccttaccatGACTGgaagtttaatttattttaattcacaAGTTCTAGAGTGTATTTTTGTTCTGAGATAAACGGCGTcccagatgaatggtctgtaagagtggccgtcagagaaGAAAGGTCTGCAGCAAAACTGTCTTGAGTATAGAGGATGTTTTTACAGCAAGATATAAGTTTGTGCAGTTTTATCTGCAGTTTTGACCATAACTGAAGGGATCTTAACTGTGATACAGTGCTGTATTGCAATGACATGCATCCATGTCACTGAATGTTAAAAAGGCCAAACAGCATcattgcaacttttttccaccGCATATTGTTAAAAACCAGGAGGACATCATGTGGCCAATGCTCCAGGGGAACTGCTCCAGTGTAAATTTCAGtaaatcttcattttttccatcaaactttaaaatcaaaatatagcAGGGCTACCTGAGGCGTAGTGTGGATAAAGCCTGCCTGCTGTGTGGCCCTCAGGTCAGCAGTCATCTGGATTACTGATTGGACTGAGGCCAGAGTGAGAGGGTGGAGCTGGATAGCAGTGTTACTGCTGGGTGGAGAATCAGATTCCTGCAAAAAGGtaaattttatgtatttaaatggATAGAAAAATACTTCATTAGTTTAACAAAGGCAAATGACTGTAGTGTCAATTTAAGTTATCTACTGTGAGTACGTGTCAATCAATTCAATACATCCTTGACTTCTTAACATTATTTCTACCACTGATGGtaaataaaaggacaaaaatgatcCTGTGTGCTTACTATGTCACtccctgaggaggaggagagtgagCATGCAGATGACGACGATGAGTGGTGCTGAGGGCTAGGGAGGAAGACTGGAGAAGGTGAGGGGGAGTCGGCACTGAGGGGGGAGGATGTGTCCCTCTGATCCTCCACAGAAACCAGCATCAGCCTGGAAAAGTCCTGCCCACAGGTATCCACATCTAGGAAACAAGCTACTGTTAAATAAGAAAGATTCAAACTGATTTCAGAGCATTAGGAATCAATGGCAATTCAACCAATGTTGTGGGAAGCTGAGGCCACAAAGTTACCCTGATTCTCAAGCTTGGCGTACTGCCTCAGTCCCCACTTCTTGATGGTCCAGTCCCTGTAGGCCAACACCTCTGGGCTCACTCTGATGATGCGGCCTAAGGTACTGCAACAAAGAAAGGGTAATGTGGGTGTGCTGTCAGTGCAAAAATGAAGCTTGGACAATGTCATACCCTTTGTCCACTTTTAACACAAGTTGTCGTATTGAAACGTCTGTGCTGTGCTTTGGTCAAAACACAATATACGAttttgtcccctttaaaaaaaacaatattatgGAGGAAACCTACCTGTCATACTCTTTGTTGGGGTAAGCGCGTGCAAGAGGAGACACACCATGACTCAGGACCATGTAGGCAAAGTCAAACACCTGTTTCACCTGCAGGACACCGTATGAGCTCCTGCCCACATCGTTACCTATAAAGATCATAACATGACAGCAGCAAGAAAATCAGTATTGATAATACAATGTGTACTTCTCTAGTATAAAAATCCAGTGAAATGTGCACCATTACCAGCCATGTGGGTATAAAAATGCTGGATCTTTTCAATTATAGAGGGGATATGCAAGATAAATCAAAACTTCACAAACTAAGGACATAAGAAGAGAAGGTCAATCTGGAAGAATCTGGCAGGACTTGACTCAGAAAAGTAACAGCAGCAATAATACCAGCAGATTCTGAAATGACATTGATTGCAtcctcttttttaaacaatgcaCCCTGTAAACAGTTTTTATACAGCTTCTACTTTAAAGCCATATCCATATTACTAACATGATTGGGTAGCTTCTACAATGTCAATCTCCCTCATACTAACAGTTCAGATGCACAATCTGACCTGGCTGTATTGGATCTTCTATACACAGCATGGAGGGTCTGTTCCCACTCCCCATGGCTTTAAGCATTTCCTCCTTGGACAGGTAAGCTCCTCCGTTCTTCACCCTGATGCCAGTCTTCATGTAGTTGAAATCACGGCCGTACAGCTCGAAGAACTCGATGAGCAGGATGCCCAGGTTGATGTTGGTGCGTCTTGTGTCGATCCGAGGGTGTAACTGTTGAACAGGACAGGTTAAACTTGTTATCTATACTCACTAAATATGTctattaaaacatttcaaagagaTCACATTTCTGTAAAGTTTAGTTAGCCTATCAAGGACTTTTAGTCAAACATCTGAAAGAAGGATCATTGCATTCCAGCAAAATCAGACTGCTCAACGTCTAATTTTAAATAGACtttcatgttttctccctataaaTCATGGCTCATTGCCTATATTGATGTAAATAATGCATTACTGTTAATGCAGTTctaattagggctgaacaatttgggaaaataatctaactgtgattttttttccccaatatcgGGATTATGATTTGCTATttgattattccttaagttcctcatctcatgtattttccaacaaacagaAGCAATAACTTactctatattataaccaacacaatattagataatactagggctgaacaatcttgaaaaaatatctaattgtgatgattttgacttgttttgcaaattggatatgaattgttgtattaaaAAGATTGTTCACTTTTTAGTCATCTTCATATTTTAtccaaaaaatatacaaattgAAGAAagattttttgtagacttttctaacaaaaggggtcttaaatgattgcatatgtaatgcataacacctctgctgcaaataaaagttttaaactggtattttgacacaaatttcaggttaaagaaatattgcaacttctgcagtttgcagcaggccatactgctatttaatctaattttcgattaattgcccagagCTAGTTCTGATTATGCATCATGTACTTTAAATCAATCTGCATGAATAGATCACCCTGCTAATTTAGGGTGGACTATCTGAGTTTGCAGGTCCATTGTAACTGCTTTAGGGTCCTTTCATGCATATAGCCTGTTTGCTTTGTTCTTTTTCAGATGATATAATAattattgctttttttccttgggctgttttgttttcaaagtaCAAGAGCGTGAAGCAAGCAAAGCACACCAACAACAGGCTGTTCTTATGTCTTTACGTCACAGCCTGCTGTTCCAAACTGTGCACACTGCCATgctcttttttcccctccaaGACACTAGTCAGCCAGTTAAGCCATAAACAAAATACGTCATAGATTGTCTTGGATCTGTGAGAAAACCAAATGCCTAAATCGACATTTGGGCAGATGAACATATTTGTCAAATATCTGACACCACACACCAAAACTGAGAATTTAACTTGTGAATCAGTGCCTGAACAAGAAGGGCTTTCAGTGCTCTGCCAGTGTTTTGGATTTGACCACGTTAGCTGATGTTCAGTGGTGTTCATtgtaaaagttgttttttagtTCTCGTTAAAGACACATCTGATGAGCCAGTTTTATATAATAAAGACACAATAAACAAAAGGGCGTTCATTGGGTACTCTTGCTGGTTTTAACATCTGTCAACTACGGCAATCACAGACAAAGGCAGCTAatggtcaccagttaacacagtcactctttaaaccataacacctaCAAAGTGCCCAAAAAGAAACTGACAGCAGTAAGTAAAAATAGAGAGTAGCTTGGCAAAGGTGGAGCTTCTAGTGATGAAAAGGACAAATTCCCCAGGTTCAATGAGCTGGACAAAACTCACTGAACTAAAAGAGGTGCTGAACCAGTCGATGTTGTAGAGTCCTATGATGTTCTGCTGATGAGACGGTGAGTAGTTAGCCTGTTACCATCCTTAAACTAGTTAACGCCATTCTTATACTAATTAGTGCCGAGCACCAAAAGTGGTGCAGAGATCCTATTGATTTGCAAATGactattattttattaaacacTGCCCAGTACAGTTCCTGCTTACATTACTAACTGCTGGGGTGTGATGAGACAAGCAGTTATTTGTTGCTGGGTTGATTACATTCTCTTTGCAAACAAAAAGCATCAAGGTTTAGCTGAAAGCAAACCGAGACTAACTCTTCAAAGTTATCTTAgcttggttgtttttttttttttctgaaatagaGTCCAGTGTTTTTGTGGTTACATTTGTCCAAATGACAGCAGGACCTTGTTCCAGAGCAACCTCTTCAAGAGAtccagatgtgaaagcaaaCCTAGTTTCCTAATAGATTTTAATGTGATAAATGAGAACTTTCTAAGTGTGGCAGGATTTTTAAGACTGTTATTgggggggctttttgcctttattcagataggacagctgaagagagacaggataTATAGTGAAAGACAGTGGTGGGGGAAGACATACACCAAACAGTGTAAAGACCAGGAATTGTTCCCACGACCGGTATGTTGAGGACTCTAGCCTCTGTATTAGGGGTCAACTGATactctatttttatgaaaaCTAATAACCCTTATTTAAttacagttaaaacaaaaatctttcaGTGGAATTTCTGTATCTGAATTGGTAAAGATAAAAAGTACAACAACCACAGGGGAGAGTTTTTAATCCctgaaaaactagaaaagcactcagagaccacagacctccgccattagccctattttccaatagtgaagaatcctttaaaaaaattcccggatccgtccccatgtgccccccaccatggcatttgcCGATttctccctccccagtggggtggaaacacagtgaggcaaagcattggctttgctatgggtggaatgtcatggcggaagcgttgcctgccggtgccaacagatgcactgacagtctcacccatggtctcactggacgactggaagtcatggcagagggtgaatattcctctattcctcccagcaatGTGAgcattctcgctacaattcgctgtctttctcactGTTACACtttgactcgtctcctcgaccaggcgtgtctttcaaactctataaactccaaaactttgaatagaaacacgcccacaaacgctgctgggattgaagttactcatgtccgccatctcctggtgtaaagtggtaacagcgcagacctccgccattagccctatctcccaatagtaaagaaccctttaaaaaattcctggatccaggcgGTGGCTCTGATTACtcccaaatctaatcagttcttccttatgctatttctgacatttcctgaaaattttatcaaaatctgtccataactttttgagttatgttgctaaccaactaactaactaaaaaaccctgatgatcacataacctccttgacgGAGGTAACAACCTTTTTTGACATTCTTCTTTTGGGCTATTGTTTCTATCTAAAAGACTAATTTATTCTGAGCCACTGAACTGACTGATTTCTTCAACTCCAGTGGGTTAATCAGTAGGCTATTAAAACTGAATGTAATTTGCTCAGATACTGATGATTATATAAGACTTAAACTATGATATTTCTTGCATAATTTCAGTTTTccaatcaaatgttttatgtaCATGACTTGCATattaagaaaaagtaaaaattccaTCTCAGTTTAAGTAGCATGACATTAATGAGCATGGATTAAGGAACAAATATGAGGAAGAAGCCAATCATACTGTCctaacagatttttaaattgtgCCTTGTATTAACATGAAAGCCTTTACtaacaaaacacacatcatGAATAGACAGGTTAATACCTGCAGAAAGCTGATGGCCATTAGTATTAGGCTGTATGAGCTGATTCCTCCAGTGAACACTTCATTCAGATCCCTCTGCAGAAGGAACTGCTTCAGGACGAAGATCAGAGGAGGCAGAACTGTGTACTTctacaagacagaaaaatattcataagaaacacacaaaaatggcACATCTGTGACGAGAAACTCCAGTTTTTAGAACTTGCCTTAAGATAGCTTTTGATGAACTGTGCTGCTTTCACAGCAGTCTCCACATTAAAGCTGATGTCCACCTTCACCTCTGTCTCATGGTCAGTGAGTTTAATAATTGGCACCTGAagacaggtaaaaaaaaaaccccatctCTGAATCATTGGGAAGTATTTGGTGATTCTCTCAGATTAATGGTTTAAGTTTTCAATCATAAGGACACAATGTAAAAAAACTCCACGCTGCACTTCTTTGGACTTACTGTAGCTTTGTCAAGGACCTTGATGGGATACGGGCCAGCCACGTTGTGTTTCTTCAGGGCTTGTTCCAGTTCCTGAAGAGGGGGGTGGTCCCACTTTCCAAACACCACCAGGTCAATGTCActgagaaaattaaataaatacagaaatctAAAGAGCATGGTAcctttaaaatacttaaaagccCTTTCAAAGGTAGCACTGTCCTATATAACTGCATTTCCACTAGGTAATCTGGTTGGAAAAAGTAGTTTGGTATGATAAACCTCAAAACAGTTTGTGTTTTCACGGACACCTGTACCATCACTTAGTGGGTGGACCGTATGCATGAGACGTCACAGGCAGCACAAGTCTCTGCTGTTCTAGCCactgagtggcaaaaatcagtagGAAGAAAGCAGGAAATTTCTGCTGAAAAGTGCTATCAGTTTAATAACATGTTAATGTTGTTCAGTGCAGaccctcagctgatggaatatgttAATAGAAAGGTTTTGAGCCATAACAGCACGTTAATAAAGACACTAGATGAAGTTGGGCTATTACAGTAGCTTAATAAGTAAGAATAAAAGCCAAGCCTCCCTCCATTCTCCTTCCTCTTACCTTAAAAGAACATTAACATTCAAATTTGATGAGATCAACCATACAGTAAAATACCAAAGGTGGAGTAGTACTTGACCACAGATTGTTTTATAGCTGCACATACAGGCCCACGGTGTCTGATACGGTGATACGGAACGTGCATGTCGTGCTACATGACAGTgcgtgaaacatggcaaaagcaatgacggCCTTCTGTGTGCCGTCTCCCATGCATACTCGAAGGTGCATGAAGGTGTCtccagcattggagatgtgggtgtcactgGGCTGTTAGAGAGccgtttacagtgaaatgcccattaaacttggttgctcAGTTAGTTAGtcctgtttaaagcagaatcaggagaactacttcagttgaagttttatttcttttgttcatcttgagtctaaaaaatgtaaaatcatagttaagctctgaactatagctagattttttgtatttaagaatctgtctttttgttgttgttgttgttgttatttaaagcactttgtcaggagtatctcagggagccatcatgccaactggctgagtaattaggagaatcagtctaaatttataagctatttcttttttgcactgtggagctcagtgtcagcaggttatttttgctgctttttatagCCCTCAAacatgcagatgactttggctg
It encodes the following:
- the LOC121513726 gene encoding terminal nucleotidyltransferase 4A-like, which gives rise to MDPRTAWIQPEQKGPANSLWMHIWETSQGFGANSSIDNLLHYHRNLAAHNGNSTDTHGDYCKNVAAPTGGVFGKLAKRDGGERGSVRRKGSLSPSSSSLDSEAESSSPSGSSLHIDNLNVAEEAHRFFHYGEHELNENNLRRQHPPPPFHAVQQHCRSMQQPFSHTPSGMKNQHGNKHHHHQSHSSGRRRHLNRANTFHGINPLYFGSNGHFVDSTCSLWKTRRYSPGINGLHEEIVDFFNFMSPRPEEEAMRRDVVYRIESVIKDLWPTARVEIFGSFSTGLYLPTSDIDLVVFGKWDHPPLQELEQALKKHNVAGPYPIKVLDKATVPIIKLTDHETEVKVDISFNVETAVKAAQFIKSYLKKYTVLPPLIFVLKQFLLQRDLNEVFTGGISSYSLILMAISFLQLHPRIDTRRTNINLGILLIEFFELYGRDFNYMKTGIRVKNGGAYLSKEEMLKAMGSGNRPSMLCIEDPIQPGNDVGRSSYGVLQVKQVFDFAYMVLSHGVSPLARAYPNKEYDSTLGRIIRVSPEVLAYRDWTIKKWGLRQYAKLENQDVDTCGQDFSRLMLVSVEDQRDTSSPLSADSPSPSPVFLPSPQHHSSSSSACSLSSSSGSDIESDSPPSSNTAIQLHPLTLASVQSVIQMTADLRATQQAGFIHTTPQVQMPLPENLAIASLPDCQFYRENPPSISGVHRHAPQPAQVSQHTNSPSPLPSPLHQLHHPQVGGQQSHAYTTRSNSHGSLEPHKTGFKHNQGGPRGQNHSQGNFSPQRQFAQQGHNSGAGFRNQQYNQNTWRRRKRDDPPVLNQSR